From the genome of Hymenobacter gelipurpurascens:
GGGGCCATATTTCGTATAGTTGTTCTCCATGAGCAAACCAGCTAGGCCTGCAAAGTGCGCATATTCGGGTCACTTGTCGAGGAAAAACACCCCGCATTTGTGACACCGGATTTCTCTGCAAAACCAGGCGCAAACTCTGGAGCGCAGCTGCGGATGGCTGCTGGCTGCCTACGAGAAATGCACTCAATTTGCCGATAAAGACGTTTTTTCACGTCAGAGCCCTTAGCCAGTGTTAGTGTTTACCGGCTATCAGCTACCCGTTTATATCACTCGTTTTTTCGCTCAAGAGATGATTCAATTATCTACGGCTAGGCCACTTCCGGAACCGAAACTATTCTGACTTATCCAGGCGGCTGGCAAACTTCCAGATCATCATTATGCCTGCTACGGCTTGCACAGCTAGGCCTATTATCACGAGCACATCGGCGCCCGCCATCTGATTCATTTTGAGCAGCCCGGCCAGAACCACTATGACGATTCCTGCTAATAAGGCCAGAAATAGCGCACGGTAGGAAATAGATGCCATCAGAGTATGGAGTTAGAAAGACTATAGGCCACTACGACTTATTGTCTAGCCGGGAGAAAAACTTCAGCATAATCAACAAAGGGCTGACTACCATCAGCAATAGGCCTAGCAGCCGCAAGTACATGGACCACGCAAAGGAGGGAGAAGTAGGAAACGAGTTAACACTTAGAAATATACTCCCAACTTGTAATACCAGACCAGCCACAAATACCAAGAATAAGGTCACGAAAGAAGGCAGCCATTTCATAATCTGGAAGGATACAGTGAGATAATGTATTTGAAGTTTACAAGCGCAATAACGCAAAAGCGCCCCGTTCCACAATCCGGAACGAGGCGCTTTCTTTCTGGTTACCCGACGTGGCCTAGAGGTGAATTACCTCGCCGTAAGCGGCGGCGGCGGCTTCCATAATGGCTTCCGACATGGTGGGGTGCGGGTGAACCGATTTAATGATTTCGTGGCCGGTAGTTTCGAGCTTGCGCGCTACCACTACTTCCGCAATCATTTCGGTTACGTTGGCGCCAATCATGTGGGCACCAAGCCACTCACCGTACTTCTTGTCGAAAATCACTTTCACGAAGCCATCCTTCACGCCGCCTGCGGAGGCTTTGCCGGAGGCCGAGAAGGGGAATTTGCCTACTAAAATATCGTAGCCTTGCTTTTTGGCTTCGGCTTCGGTGAGGCCTACCGAGGCAATTTCCGGTGAGGCGTAGGTGCAGCCGGGAATGTTCTGGTAGTTAAGCGGCTCAGGGTGATGACCGGCAATTTTCTCCACGCAAATGATGCCTTCAGCAGAGGCTACGTGTGCCAGCGCGGGGCCGGGCACGATGTCGCCGATGGCGTAGATACCAGGAACGTTGGTCTGGTAGTAGTCGTCCACGATGATGCGGCCTTTCTCTACTTTAATGCCCAGTTCTTCGAGGCCAATGTTTTCGAGGTTGGTTACCACGCCCGCCGCGCTCAGCACTACGTCGCAGGCAATCTGCTGGTCGCCTTTGGCGGTTTTGATGGTTACGTTGCAGCCTTCGCCGCTGGTGTCCACGGCCGTTACCTCAGCCGAGGTCAGCACGTTTACGCCGATTTTCTTGAAGGATTTCTCCATCTGGCGCGATACTTCCTCGTCCTCTACGGGCACGATGCGGGGCAGGTACTCTACTACCGTTACCTCGGCACCCATGGTGCGGTAGAAGTAGGCGAATTCCACGCCGATAGCGCCGGAACCGACCACCACCATGCGCTTAGGCATCTGGGGCAGCACCATGGCCTGGCGGTAACCGATAATTTTCTTGCCATCAATCGGCAGAGCAGGCAGCTCGCGCGAGCGGGCACCCGTGGCCAGAATGATGGATTTGGCTTCTACCGTTTCTTTCGAGCCGTCAGCTTTCGTCACCTCCACCTTGCCAGCGGCCAGCAGTTTGCCGGTGCCCATGATGGCGTCAATCTTGTTCTTTTTGAACAGGAAGTTGATGCCTTTGCTCATGCCATCGGCCACCCCGCGGCTGCGCTGAATTACGGCATTAAAATCGTAGCCTACGCCATCGGCCTTCAGACCGTAGTCGCCGGCGTGGCTGAGGTATTCAAATACCTGGGCGCTCTTGAGCAGGGCTTTGGTGGGGATACAGCCCCAGTTGAGGCAAATCCCGCCGAGCGACTCGCGCTCTACCACGCCTACTTTCAGACCAAGCTGCGAAGCCCGGATAGCGGCTACGTAGCCGCCTGGGCCGCTGCCGACAACGACCAGGTCGTATTGCAATGCCATATTGTTCAGGTTGAAGGTTTGAAAGGAAAACACCACGCTGTTCCTATGGTTTGGGCGCGGCCCGGCAAAGATAGGGACGCTGCGCAACTACACACCCTCCTGTTTACATCTGCTACTGGCCTAGAGGCACAAAATTGTGGTCGAGTGCTCAGCCTTTGCTCTGCGCCCCTCGTACAAGGGCCCGTACATACCAGAGAATCTGTTTCTCAGGCTCTTCTCACGCTGCCACTTCCCATGAAATCAACTATACTTCCGTTACTGGCTGTTGCCACCTTGCTCTTTACTACGGAGTGCGCCCGCACTACCGAAACCGAGCGCCCCGTTACCTCCGCCGTCCGCAATGCCGGCCGCGAAGCCGACATTGCCCGTGCCGCTGATTCCACCAGCGCTACGGCCAACCTAACTGCCCCGACTGCTGTGCCCGAGGCGCCGGCCAGCGTAGAGGCGGCAGCCCGCAAAACAAACACCGATTACAAAGCGGAAATCAGGACGGCTGATGCGGTGCTCAAAAGCACGCCTCGCAACTTCGATGCCCTCCTGACCCGGGCCAAAGCCAAGAGCCACCTCAAGGATTATGCGGATGCTATTGTCGACTACAATGCCGCTATCCGTCTGAAGCCCACCAACGCCGAAGCCTACTAC
Proteins encoded in this window:
- the lpdA gene encoding dihydrolipoyl dehydrogenase; amino-acid sequence: MALQYDLVVVGSGPGGYVAAIRASQLGLKVGVVERESLGGICLNWGCIPTKALLKSAQVFEYLSHAGDYGLKADGVGYDFNAVIQRSRGVADGMSKGINFLFKKNKIDAIMGTGKLLAAGKVEVTKADGSKETVEAKSIILATGARSRELPALPIDGKKIIGYRQAMVLPQMPKRMVVVGSGAIGVEFAYFYRTMGAEVTVVEYLPRIVPVEDEEVSRQMEKSFKKIGVNVLTSAEVTAVDTSGEGCNVTIKTAKGDQQIACDVVLSAAGVVTNLENIGLEELGIKVEKGRIIVDDYYQTNVPGIYAIGDIVPGPALAHVASAEGIICVEKIAGHHPEPLNYQNIPGCTYASPEIASVGLTEAEAKKQGYDILVGKFPFSASGKASAGGVKDGFVKVIFDKKYGEWLGAHMIGANVTEMIAEVVVARKLETTGHEIIKSVHPHPTMSEAIMEAAAAAYGEVIHL
- a CDS encoding tetratricopeptide repeat protein — translated: MKSTILPLLAVATLLFTTECARTTETERPVTSAVRNAGREADIARAADSTSATANLTAPTAVPEAPASVEAAARKTNTDYKAEIRTADAVLKSTPRNFDALLTRAKAKSHLKDYADAIVDYNAAIRLKPTNAEAYYNRGLNRLKLKQYTPAISDFTKTIKYNPQDKEAYFGRGAAKMQMFNFKSAIPDFTKAIALDDKYADAYEYRGISYSSINKPNEAKADLEKATQLNPEAAKSLRRYAGK